One Pyxicephalus adspersus chromosome 3, UCB_Pads_2.0, whole genome shotgun sequence genomic window carries:
- the ZNF462 gene encoding zinc finger protein 462 isoform X1, protein MEVLQCDGCDFRAQSYEDLKAHIQDVHTAFLQPTDVTEEGTSQARSVGTNSTNQSEAVFPSMKDEFVPTEETHGQTSTQATTGSYYSQGLGIYGLSSASNSKPTNKFFQCKFCIRYFRSKYLLVEHTKKVHGSGGGNAGGSANVNYNVMLHDGFGKVFSCQFCTYKSPRKARIIKHQKMYHKNSLKEMSATSVSQTPSVSLPIQETCKELPAEVVERSILESMVKPLTKSRGNFCCEWCSYQTPRRERWCDHMMKKHRGMVKILSSLRQDGLNLADLQNRSSQMPNPGSSYMPLNMATHDAANASMSAYRNPISNLSGGNPSKYQSMPYVPVKPKPTTNPGLLNMSERSTYGMSERSSSMMDMDENSFLNDSSSDDEYIDIDGENGLGSMELGMSGEPLLGSENKLLETKGIPFRRFMNRFQCPFCPFLTMHRRSISRHIENIHLSGKTPVYKCDECPFSCKSPLKLGVHKQCHGGTSSDWDPMNCLNESMSASLNETYDSNNINGKKTGSIAESSQQNPYKCTMCNYSTTTLKGLRVHQQHKHSFCDNLPNSSGNLVHQMQGDETDLNDSGTVKKSQTSILGLSSKNNFVAKASRKSSSEFPLDLSPVKKRTRIDEIASNLQSKINQSKSKEDAIINVEDDEDEEENEVEIEVELEKEDDPSEQMESGDQYHMQQVWNRDIGMAQKNPNFRSTQNNYSGGNSAEIELTLSDDEDDYFYQSANMKDQEQNSSISLNHSNLYESDQMGENAEFNEESGRLYYCKHCDFSNKSARSVSTHYQRMHPYIKFSFRYILDPNDHSAVYRCLECYIDYNNFEDLQQHYTEHHPEAMNVLNFDQSDLIYKCRFCSYTSPNVRSLMPHYQRMHPTVKINNAMIFSSYVVDRPEDLNSESQTLREILNSAPKNMLTSTPSNHGNSSTSSFAKTTQKSFPGENDNQKSSVNNVVVYDCDICGFASPNMHSVLVHCQKKHPEEKASYFRIQKTMRVVSVDSGTAISQLAFDGGASVTPSITNVASAPEVNVELYYCKHCSYSNRSVVGVLVHYQKRHPEIKVTAKYIRQAPPTSESIRNVEGHQNMPGKQPHVPMQNTKKSNSQPKDNEMFFCQHCDYGNQTVKGVLIHYQKKHKDYKVNADTVRQHTAAIRSLCEQGQRKMTGTQNPPFMTEPEKTKLRSLKCRQCSFSSPYVYALRKHMKKDHPNLKATVTSILKWAFLDGFIEAGYHCEWCIYSHSEPSGLLEHYQRRHPEHYVDYTYMATKLCAGPDPTHGPVMSEIKSYKCRDCNFEAPSIWDITNHYQSFHPWALKGDESVLLDIIKEKGTVQKSNSEESSSLTESSHKVSINLEPFLEIGDGSIVVQEKSTSLSASQYSSPYQCTVCQSEYNNLHGLLTHYGKKHPGMKVKAADFAQDVDINPGAVYKCRHCPYINTRIHGVLTHYQKRHPLIKVTAEDFVHDVEPPNESTQNESDENSKIFKQGYGAYRCKLCPYTHGTLEKLKIHYERYHHQAEPDMLPKTPEKEATSANLDIQSDHIPPHTVVTLEPGEVTGLTGFRPRKNINPHTLFRCQLCKYFCSTRKGIARHYRIKHNNVRAQPEGKNNLFKCALCSYTNPIRKGLAAHYQKRHDIDAYYTHCLAASKTVDDEPNKVVIPTTQEDSSEMNDDLKMAIDSKKCSLCAFQSYSKKGIVSHYIKRHPGVFPKKQHASKLGDYFTPVYGEENESQNSLEEKPEMDAPSEDSESQEPELLPFRCIKCFKLSFSTADLLCMHYTDHHCKDIKRDFSILGTTGTRSYTTIYQCKHCNTKLSSIAELTFHINSHVEDFQKRAKRQERRKQLLQKQKTESSVSDCKQEKLQTGNDQETVKKGLKEKAVVGYKCNFCVEVHPTLRAICNHLRKHIQYGNDPPLSPELKDDMEMSITEVEKEPEDSKPEAEEAPVELKIEPKLPKRCRVGGYPCKQCDRVLMSMQGLRSHERSHLALAMFTREDKYSCQFCSFVSAFRHNLDRHLQEHHGHHKPFRCKHCPFKSSSNSRLKNHNSKAHGEHAYKCSFCSVSKMTISQLKDHCIKAHGKALTLPKFRAMVPSSPRAKQNSQVVREGLEEPLYSEPPDVQQQLNHYQSAALARNISNNSPGPVPVVKTTSDPKNDIILKCEFCDFASGYIQSIRRHYRDKHGGKKLFKCKECSFYTCFKSAFTMHIEAGHSAVPQEGPKDLRCPLCLYHTKFKHNMIDHIVLHREERVVPIEVCRSKLSKQLQGVVFRCDKCTFTCSSDENLQQHIEKHNELRPYKCQLCYYETKQNEELDTHLREEHKVCRNFELVGLVNLDQLEQMKDKQEPSSSDEEETASKLEVNLQVPDVKVAAEEKRFPCEFCGRTFALRAEWEKHVLRHGMTVIGDGKDNEENQIPNENVGETYTEAKQEEESVEISQETKTSYLNIVVTKME, encoded by the exons ATGGAAGTTCTTCAATGTGATGGTTGTGACTTCAGAGCTCAATCCTATGAAGATCTAAAGGCTCACATACAAGATGTTCATACAGCATTTTTGCAGCCCACAGATGTTACTGAGGAAGGCACTAGTCAGGCTAGATCTGTGGGTACGAATTCCACCAACCAGTCAGAAGCTGTGTTTCCTTCTATGAAAGATGAATTTGTGCCTACAGAAGAAACTCATG GTCAGACTTCTACTCAAGCAACAACAGGATCATACTACAGTCAAGGCCTTGGAATCTATGGGCTATCTTCTGCCAGCAATTCTAAACCAACCAATAAGTTTTTCCAGTGCAAATTCTGTATTCGTTATTTTAGATCTAAATACCTTCTTGTGGAGCATACTAAAAAAGTCCATGGATCTGGAGGAGGGAACGCTGGAGGCTCTGCAAATGTAAATTATAATGTTATGCTACATGATGGTTTTGGCAAGGTCTTCTCTTGTCAGTTTTGCACTTATAAGTCACCAAGAAAAGCAAGAATAATTAAGCATCAGAAAATGTACCACAAGAATAGCCTGAAAGAAATGTCAGCAACTTCAGTTTCGCAAACTCCTTCTGTATCATTGCCAATACAAGAAACTTGTAAAGAACTTCCTGCTGAAGTAGTGGAACGCAGTATTTTAGAATCTATGGTGAAACCTTTGACAAAGTCTAGGGGGAACTTCTGCTGTGAATGGTGCAGCTACCAGACACCAAGACGGGAGCGCTGGTGTGATCACATGATGAAGAAACACCGGGGAATGGTAAAAATACTATCAAGTTTAAGGCAGGATGGACTAAATCTAGCCGATCTACAAAATAGAAGTTCTCAAATGCCTAATCCTGGGTCCAGTTATATGCCTCTAAACATGGCAACGCATGATGCGGCTAATGCCAGTATGTCAGCTTACAGAAATCCTATAAGTAATCTTTCAGGAGGCAATCCATCCAAATATCAATCAATGCCATATGTTCCAGTGAAGCCTAAACCCACCACGAATCCTGGCCTTTTGAATATGTCAGAAAGGTCTACCTATGGAATGTCCGAAAGGTCCAGTTCCATGATGGATATGGATGAGAACAGTTTTTTAAATGATTCAAGTTCAGATGATGAATATATAGACATTGATGGGGAAAATGGTTTAGGTTCAATGGAACTTGGAATGTCTGGAGAACCACTGTTGGGATCAGAGAACAAACTGTTGGAGACAAAGGGAATTCCCTTTAGAAGGTTCATGAACAGATTTCAATGTCCCTTTTGCCCATTTCTAACAATGCATCGACGAAGTATCTCTCGTCATATTGAAAATATACACTTGTCTGGAAAAACCCCTGTTTACAAGTGTGATGAATGTCCCTTTTCATGCAAAAGTCCACTAAAGCTTGGTGTGCACAAACAGTGCCATGGTGGTACATCATCAGATTGGGATCCTATGAATTGTCTTAATGAAAGCATGTCTGCATCATTAAACGAAACATATGATAGTAACAacataaatggcaaaaaaactgGAAGTATAGCAGAATCATCTCAGCAGAACCCATACAAATGTACTATGTGTAATTATTCCACAACAACTTTAAAAGGTCTGCGTGTTCACCAACAACATAAACACTCATTCTGTGATAACTTGCCAAACAGTAGTGGTAATCTGGTACATCAAATGCAAGGTGATGAAACTGATTTGAATGACTCTGGCACAGTAAAAAAGAGTCAGACTTCTATTTTAGGATTAtcttccaaaaataattttgtagctAAAGCATCTCGTAAAAGCTCAAGTGAGTTTCCTTTGGACTTGTCACCTGTAAAGAAAAGAACTAGAATTGATGAAATTGCAAGCAATCTACAGAGCAAGATCAACCAAAGCAAAAGTAAGGAGGATGCAATCATTAATGTGGAAGATGATGAAGATGAGGAGGAGAATGAAGTGGAAATAGAAGTGGAATTAGAAAAAGAAGATGATCCCTCAGAACAGATGGAGTCAGGAGATCAGTATCACATGCAACAAGTGTGGAATAGAGATATTGGAATGGCACAAAAGAACCCAAATTTTAGAAGCACACAGAATAATTATTCTGGAGGCAACAGTGCAGAAATTGAGTTGACTTTATCAGATGATGAAGATGATTACTTCTACCAGTCTGCTAATATGAAAGACCAAGAACAAAATTCTTCTATTTCTTTGAACCATTCTAATCTGTATGAGAGTGACCAAATGGGTGAAAATGCTGAGTTCAATGAGGAGTCTGGAAGGTTATATTATTGCAAGCATTGTGATTTTAGCAATAAGTCCGCCAGAAGTGTTAGTACTCATTATCAACGGATGCATCCCTACataaagtttagttttagatATATCTTGGATCCTAATGATCACAGTGCGGTTTACAGGTGTCTTGAATGCTATATTGACTATAACAATTTTGAGGATTTGCAGCAGCACTATACAGAGCACCACCCTGAAGCAATGAACGTTCTTAACTTTGACCAGTCAGACCTGATTTATAAATGCCGCTTTTGTTCATACACAAGCCCTAATGTTAGGAGCTTAATGCCACACTACCAAAGAATGCACCCAACTGTAAAAATCAATAATGCTATGATATTTTCTAGTTATGTTGTTGACCGACCAGAAGACCTTAATTCGGAATCACAAACCTTAAGAGAAATCTTGAATTCTGCTCCCAAGAACATGTTGACATCCACTCCATCAAACCATGGAAATAGCTCTACATCATCATTTGCTAAAACTACTCAAAAGTCATTTCCAGGAGAGAATGACAACCAGAAGAGTTCTGTTAACAATGTAGTAGTTTATGACTGCGACATATGTGGATTTGCAAGTCCAAATATGCATTCGGTTTTAGTTCACTGTCAGAAAAAGCATCCTGAAGAGAAGGCATCATATTTCAGGATTCAGAAAACAATGCGTGTTGTTTCCGTGGATAGTGGAACAGCCATTTCTCAGCTGGCATTTGATGGAGGGGCTTCTGTTACTCCAAGTATTACCAACGTGGCTTCAGCCCCAGAAGTAAATGTTGAACTATACTACTGCAAACATTGTTCATATAGTAACCGCTCTGTTGTTGGAGTATTGGTGCATTATCAAAAGAGACATCCTGAAATTAAAGTTACTGCTAAATATATTAGACAGGCACCTCCAACATCTGAGTCAATAAGAAATGTGGAAGGCCATCAAAACATGCCAGGAAAGCAGCCACATGTGccaatgcaaaacacaaaaaaaagtaatagtcaGCCCAAAGATAATGAGATGTTTTTTTGTCAACATTGTGACTATGGAAATCAAACTGTCAAAGGTGTTCTTATACATTatcaaaaaaagcacaaagactACAAGGTGAATGCAGATACGGTTAGACAACATACAGCTGCAATAAGAAGTCTTTGTGAACAAGGCCAAAGGAAGATGACTGGTACACAAAATCCACCTTTCATGACAGAGCCAGAAAAGACAAAACTTAGGAGTCTCAAATGCAGGCAGTGTTCGTTTTCATCACCATATGTTTATGCCCTGAGAAAGCATATGAAAAAAGATCATCCTAATCTTAAGGCTACAGTGACTTCAATTTTGAAATGGGCTTTCTTAGATGGATTTATTGAAGCAGGATATCACTGTGAATGGTGTATTTATTCTCATTCAGAGCCAAGTGGTCTTCTTGAACATTACCAAAGGAGACATCCTGAGCACTATGTAGATTATACTTATATGGCAACAAAGTTATGTGCAGGACCTGATCCTACACATGGACCAGTAATGTCTGAAATCAAATCCTATAAATGCAGAGACTGTAACTTTGAAGCTCCTTCTATTTGGGATATCACTAATCACTATCAATCTTTCCATCCATGGGCACTGAAAGGAGATGAATCTGTACTCCTTGACATCATAAAGGAGAAAGGAACTGTACAAAAGTCAAATTCAGAAGAATCATCATCACTTACTGAGTCTTCTCATAAAGTTTCCATAAATTTAGAACCGTTTTTAGAAATAGGAGATGGTTCCATTGTAGTACAAGAAAAATCTACATCATTGTCTGCTTCCCAGTATTCATCACCTtatcagtgcacagtctgccaatCTGAATACAATAATTTACACGGCCTTCTAACACACTATGGTAAGAAGCATCCTGGCATGAAGGTTAAAGCTGCTGATTTTGCCCAGGATGTAGATATTAACCCAGGAGCAGTGTATAAATGTAGACATTGCCCATATATTAACACACGTATACATGGAGTTCTTACCCACTACCAAAAACGTCATCCTTTGATAAAGGTCACTGCTGAAGATTTTGTGCATGATGTGGAACCACCTAATGAATCCACTCAAAATGAAAGTGatgaaaatagtaaaatatttaaacaaggaTATGGTGCCTACAGATGTAAATTATGCCCTTATACCCATGGCACACttgaaaaactgaaaattcaTTATGAAAGATATCATCATCAAGCAGAGCCTGACATGCTCCCCAAGACACCAGAGAAAGAGGCTACTAGTGCTAATTTAGATATTCAGTCTGACCACATACCTCCTCACACAGTTGTTACACTGGAACCTGGGGAAGTTACTGGACTTACCGGTTTCAGGCCACGCAAGAACATTAACCCACATACTTTATTTAGATGTCAACTGTGCAAATATTTCTGCTCTACCAGAAAAGGGATCGCAAGGCATTATCGTATCAAACATAATAATGTCCGAGCTCAACCAGAAGGCAAAAACAATCTGTTCAAATGTGCACTGTGTTCTTATACTAATCCAATTCGAAAAGGCCTTGCTGCACATTACCAGAAGAGACATGATATAGATGCCTACTATACCCATTGCCTAGCTGCATCTAAAACTGTTGATGATGAACCAAACAAAGTTGTCATTCCAACTACACAGGAAGACTCTTCTGAAATGAATGATGATTTGAAAATGGCCATTGATAgcaaaaaatgttctctttgtgCATTTCAGTCTTATAGCAAAAAAGGTATTGTgtcacattatataaaaaggcatCCTGGAGTTTTTCCCAAAAAACAGCATGCTAGTAAGCTTGGGGATTATTTTACACCTGTGTATGGTGAAGAAAATGAGAGCCAAAACTCTTTGGAGgagaaacctgaaatggatgcaCCATCAGAGGACTCAGAAAGTCAAGAACCGGAACTGCTTCCATTTAGATGTATCAAATGCTTTAAGTTGTCATTTAGCACAGCTGATCTGCTGTGTATGCACTACACAGATCATCACTGCAAAGACATAAAGAGGGACTTCTCCATTTTGGGTACCACAGGTACCCGTTCCTATACAACCATTTATCAGTGCAAACACTGCAATACCAAATTAAGCAGCATTGCTGAGCTAACCTTCCATATAAACTCACACGTTGAAGATTTCCAAAAACGTGCCAAGCGCCAAGAAAGAAGGAAGCAGctattacaaaagcaaaaaactgaAAGTTCAGTTTCAGATTGCAAGCAGGAAAAG TTACAGACAGGAAATGATCAAGAGACAGTGAAAAAGGGATTAAAGGAAAAGGCAGTTGTGGGTTACAAATGTAATTTCTGCGTGGAAGTCCATCCCACTCTTCGAGCCATCTGTAATCATCTTCGCAAACACATCCAGTACGGAAACGATCCCCCACTTTCACCTGAATTAAAG GATGACATGGAAATGAGTATTACAGAAGTTGAAAAAGAACCTGAAGATTCAAAACCAGAGGCAGAAGAAGCACCTGTGGAACTAAAAATAGAACCAAAACTGCCAAAGCGATGTAGGGTTGGTGGCTACCCTTGTAAGCAGTGTGACCGTGTTCTAATGTCTATGCAAGGCTTGCGTTCCCATGAGAGGAGTCACTTGGCACTTGCCATGTTTACTCGAGAAGACAAATACAGCTGCCAGTTCTGCTCCTTTGTCTCTGCCTTCAGGCACAA TCTGGATCGACACCTTCAGGAACACCATGGACATCACAAGCCATTTAGATGCAAACACTGCCCGTTTAAATCTTCTTCAAATAGCCGTCTGAAAAACCATAATTCAAAAGCACATG GTGAACATGCCTACAAGTGCTCATTTTGTTCTGTATCAAAAATGACAATCAGTCAGTTGAAAGATCACTGTATAAAAGCCCACGGAAAAGCTCTCACACTACCGAAATTCCGAGCTATGGTTCCAAGTAGCCCACGTGCCAAACAAAATTCACAAGTTGTGAGGGAAGGTCTGGAAG AACCTCTATATTCTGAGCCACCAGATGTCCAGCAACAGCTCAATCACTACCAGTCAGCAGCTTTAGCCAGAAATATCAGCAATAATAGTCCTGGACCTGTGCCTGTAGTTAAAACCACATCTGACCCTAAAAATGATATCATTCTCAAATGTGAATTTTGTGACTTTGCCTCTGGGTATATTCAAAGCATTCGTCGTCACTACAGGGACAAACATGGAGGAAAGAAGCTGTTTAAGTGCAAAGAATGCTCCTTCTATACATGCTTCAA ATCTGCTTTTACAATGCACATTGAAGCAGGCCATTCAGCTGTTCCTCAGGAGGGGCCCAAAGATCTTCGATGTCCCCTTTGCTTGTATCATACCAAATTTAAGCACAATATGATTGATCATATTGTCCTGCATAGAG